In the Callospermophilus lateralis isolate mCalLat2 chromosome 19, mCalLat2.hap1, whole genome shotgun sequence genome, taggttatAGGATTATAGCCATCACACACCCAGCTTCCTCATTagttttctggaagaaagatgaaaATGAGTCAACACTAGTAAAGTATTTAAGAGCAGAGCCTGAAACCAGGTGAGGGTCAAGCTCACCTGCCTCTCATGGCCATAATGAGCCCTGCTGGATAGGCCCAGCGTGACCCACATTCACAATTGTCTCCCAGCACTGGACACATTGCAGGAGGTGGCCAGCCACATATTGAAAGGCATGTGGCTATGGGACAGACCTAAGCATCCCTGCACCTGCAGCTCTTGGAAGGTTGGGATCCCACAGACTCACATTCTTGGGCTGATGGTGTGTACCCAGGAACACACGGGCTGAGACCTGGCCTGATGTACCCCTATCCCACCAGCTGTTCTCCCCCGGATGTTTGCCCACAGTCCAGGTAAAAGCCCATAAGTGGTTTTGTTGCTGTGGCCTGGAGACATTTCTTTTATTGGAAACAGCATACAACAGCATCATGGCACATTTTTCTCTTGCACCAAGGAATAATCTCATCACATAAAAGGGGGTGGAGCCGCCTACTCCAGGACCCAAATGGGAAGAAAGTCAAGACACCACTCCCAGGCTTGACTCCCCTGTGTCACAGTCATCCTCAGAGCCAGGAGGGCCCCCAAAGCCTGCCCACCAAAGAGCCTGATGGCCCATGGTACTTTAATGGAGGAAGGCCAAGAATGTGTTGGAGTAGAACACTGGAATGTGTTGCCCAAGCAACATTAAAGAAGCAAAGATAAGTTGAAGGGCCCCTGAACAATGGTGAGACCCTGAGCTTCCCAACAGCACTGGCAGGTCTCCATAGCCACCAAACTATGGTGGGCAAGGGGAGGGCTTGTCAAACCCACCAGGGGCATGTTGGGGAGGTGGGGCTGCTGAGCTATGATGTAGAAGAACACAGAACCATGATTATGCACAAGGGTGCTAGGTGATGGGATTGAGGTCAGGGCAAGTCAGCAGGCCAGGGATAAACAGCTAGCTGGGGGTCCTGGCCTGGATTGGGACCCTTGGGTACTACCTCCTGCACTCAGTGCTGGGTGACCTGGGTTCCAAGACCAGTGTGGATACCCTCAAGAAGGTCTCAACAGAGGGCCTGGAACTGTGCCCAGGTCCAGAACTGGGCCTTGGGTCTCCCCTCTGCCCACCCAGCTCAGGGGATGTGACTAAACATTAAAAACCACCCACCATCACTGTCCCCAACTCCTTCCTGTAGTCTTCCAACCATGGCCATGATTCCATTCCACCAGCCACACTGAAGGACTCCCTGCTCACTTCCAACTCTATCTTCCTGTGGATTTATAGACCTCAGACAGGTCCAGCCTAATAGGGGGCCCACAAGGAATCCAACCATTTCTGCCCCAAGACACAAACACCTTCAATGAGGCCCCAAGATAGCAGCCCTGCTTTAAAAACAATCAACACCCAGAGACAAGGCAAGTCCTGTTGGCCACACATTTATCCGAGCCACTGCCTCCAGGGCCATTTGAGGCTCTGGAAGGGCCAACCTGGAGGAGGGGTCCCAACTTGCTCTCTGGAGACCAGCTCCCTCGACTGTCCGCCATGTCAGTGTCCAGCTGGGGCTGGGCATCCTCTCCTGCTGAAGTCCTTGGTTATAGCCTGGCTTCCTCTGCTTGCCACACCAGCTCACCAGAGAtgtaggtggcctggacacggagGGTGTCATCGAGCACCACGAAGTCTGGGGCAGAGCCACAGGGTAAGAAGggatggaatggaaccaccccaACCCCCCACAATTGAACCCAGTGGGGAAGCTGAGGCCCAGGGACATGACTCATGCAGGATGTCCTGACCATCACAGACTGGcataggtcctagaaccaagagtCCAACTCCTCATAGTCAGGGACAAGGGACTACTCCCTGCAGCCCTGGTCTGGCCTTATCTTGGATGCCAGAAAGCCTGGCCAAGGGGAATAGAGAGCCAGAGAGAGACTATGGCAGGTAATGCCTCCAGGGAGCCAGAAACCGGGAAGACTCACTCACTCACCTGGGCCCTGACCCAGCCTTTTACTGGGCCTCTCCTATGTGGAGCCTCACCTGCATCAGCACCAAAGTCCAGACTCCCCTTGCTCTTCTCCAGCCCCAGCAGCTGGGCGGGATGCAGGGATGCAGCCTCCAGGGCTGCCTCCACACTGCAGCCTGTTTGGGACACATCATGGTAATGTCCCACAGCCCCTCTCCTACTCACAGCTCCAAGCTCCCATTTTAGGGCCTGGAGACAAGGGGGGACAGCCCAGGACTCTGCAACATGCTAACAGCCAATCCCCACCCCAGCTCTAGGGGATAGTACTTGCTTCTCTTTTCCTCAGCCCAGGCACCATCCCTGCCTGAAGGGTTTCTCTTCTCCCTAACAAAGCACTCTCTGATCCCACATGCCCACAGGACCCTCCACTTTCTCCTGAATCCTGGGGAGAGCCCCCAAATGCAAAGAAGTGATACCAGGGCCCACTATGTCACCAGCCTAGCAGGAACCCAGGGCTCTGCTCTCTGCTCCCCTAACCAAGAGGTCAAATGACCATATTCACTTCTCCACCACTCTGATCAGTCCTGGGGCTAAGATACAGCCATGTCCTGCCTCCTAGGTTGTCCCCTTGCTGTCCCTTGTCCTCAGCCCATCTGATTTATACAATGGACTGTGATACCTACCGCCTCCAGAATGGCATCTAGTCTCTTCTCATCTGCTGCTGTGCAAGGGCACCACACAACCTATCCCAGGGGCCCGCAGTGCCAATCCTGCCCCACCCCATCCCACCTGTCCATCTGTGCTGTTCCTGAGAAGCCCCCCATCCCATAGGGCTGGAGCCTTGGTCCTTCTGCAGGTAGGATAGGGGGCCCTGCCCCTCCCAGGGTCTGTTGTTTCATTGTCCATCAACCTGTTGCTTGCTACCACGCAGCCATGCTACTATGCTTATGAGCTCTCTGCAGGATCTTGGCCACATTCCAGTGTCCAGTCCATCCCCTGGAAACCACCACCCCAACATGGGCAGGTGAAGACTGTTGAAACAGGATTCCCATAATCCTACCCCGCCCCAGTTCCTCCCAGAGGTGGCCTCTGTTCCTAGATACAGAGACACACTGGCCCACTAACCTGTGGCCTGCAGAAAATGCCGGACGCAGACATCCATTGGTGCTATGCTGCCACACAGCGTCTTGGTGCCTTGAGAGCAGAGAGGCCAGGGGAACTGTGGGCCTGGGAGCTCAGAAGGCAAGCAGGGGATACCCAAATTCCACACCCCCCCCAAAGAGGTTGAGGGGCTGCTTTCCTGTGAGCATGGGAGTCACTCACCTGCCACATAGGCGGTCAACCCATCCACTTCCACATCCTGCTGTCCCAGTGTATGACGGCCATTGCCCAGGCCCAGGGCAGGGACAGCATCAGTGACTAGCACCAGCCCTAGAGGAGAAGTGCTTCAGGACCAGGACAACTGATTTCAACGCCCCTCCTCCCTGGAGACTCACCCGGGGGATGGGCCTGGTGGGCAAGCTGAACAACTAACTTCTACTGCCCCTCCTCCATGGAGACTCACCGTGGGGATGGGCCCGGTAGGCAATGCGTAGGGCTGCAGGATTGGTGTGTATGCCATCGGCAATCATTCCGTAGAAGATGCAGCGCCCAGGGGGCAGGCGGTCACTGGTCAGGAGCCCCACAATGCCAGGATCACGGTGGTGGAACTGGGCAGGACAGGAGGGGCTGGCTGAGTGAGGACAGAGGCTGCCAAAAGCCCACCCCTCCAGGAGCCAGGGCAGCACTCACAGGCAACATGGCATTGAAGAGGTGGGTAATGAAGGTGGCCCCACTCTGTACTGCTTCCTCTGCAGCCTGTAGGTCAGCCACTGAGTGCCCTGCATAGGGGACCTGAGTTCAGACTCTGCTCCAGCTGCAGACCCCGCCCCAACTGACGGCCCCTTACCTAGGGAAACGCAGATGCCCTGGGCTGTCAGTGCCTGGATCACTTCGTGGCTGCGGCCCAGCTCAGGGGCCAGTGTCACAATGCGAACGTTGTCCAAGGGACCATAGGTGGCCAGCACATCATGGAAGGCATGGGCCTCAAAAGAACGAAGGTGGGCCTCAGGGTGTGCACCCCGCTTCTCCTGGCTGATGAATGGGCCCTCTAGGTGCACCCCTAGAGGGAGGAAATGAGGGTAACTCCAGCAGGCACCCCCGTCCTACAGCCCACATCGACCCCTTGTGCCTGcacaccctccctccctccccatctGGGCACCTGGTGGGTAGGGGTCTCCCAGGGTGGGGGCACGAGGGGATCAGCCACTCACCGAGGACCCCTGCCCCATGGGGACCACCACTCTTCACGGGGATCTGAGGAAGGACCTGGGGGGAACCAGCTGTTAAAGCCCTGCCCCCCCATAGCCCTGTACCCAGAGATCTCAGGTAGAGTTCAGGGCCCTGGCCCAGCCCATCCCCACTGGCCATCTCTCCCAGGAACTAGAAGATGGCCAAAGGCCCCATACAATGGTCAAGAGCAGGAAATTACGAATGGGGGACACCAGACAGCCTGCCGAGAGGACTGAGGCAACAAAGCTTCCATGCCACGAGGACAGGAACAGGGGCACCAAAGGTGGCGCCAAACTGCTCTGGCCTTCAGGGTGGCCTCCATCCAGCAGCAGCTAGAACGTAAGTGGAGTAGAGGCCCCAACAGAGTGACCATAACCTTCCTGAGCAGCAAGGCCAGGAGGCAGGAGCAGGTCCAAGCAGCAAGGCCAGAGTGCTCAGTGCAGGTAGAATCAGGGCTCAACACTCACAGCCCAGGCCACACTTGATCAGAAAGGTCACAGCACTGGGGAGGAATGACAAGGCTCACAATTGATCTCAGGGGCTGAAAGGCCAGGCAACCCAGCCCATGCCATGTTTCTCCCAGGTGGGCAAGGGCTTTCCAGAGCCTGCAGCTCTGCAAGGGTCCCTGGGCAAGGGTGGCAGGCTGCTTGCAACTCCCTCAGGACTCCCTGCTGAACAAAAGTGATAACTGCACCCTCCCCAGAACTCCCTGCCCCAAACAAAAGTGAaggttgattgattgattgatttttttctgatgctggagatcaaactcaggaccttgAGCACCACTTTGGaagatcctgactcaaaattaaaaaaaaaaaaaaagggggggggtggggctggggttatagctcagtgctagagctccTCTAGGCTCAATTTCCAGTACTCCCACCTCCAAAAAAAAGACCTCAAACCTTAAAGACCttaaagaggaagagagagggactgggattgtggctcagtggtagagccgctcgcctagcacgggcaggacccgggttcaatcctcagcaccacataaaaataaaatgcattgtgttgtgtccatctacaccaaaaaataaatatttaacgaaaaaaaaaaaaggaagagagaaaggcaGTCAGACTCTGAAAGTTAGACAAGCAGATCCTGGACAGATATAGGTGGGCCACAGACTGAGAGAGGACCACGGGCTCAAGCCCTTCAGTGCCTGGTGCTGTGAAAAATGGGTTGGGGGCAGGCACTGACAAAGGAGTCTTGTTTGAGAGCAGCTGGGTCCCTAGAATACCTGCCCCAGGTGTCCCTGGCTGAGAGAGGGCCTCTGGGAAAGGGTAGGTCAAGGAGCAGTAGAGAAATCAGTAAGAAAGTAGAAATTTACATCCTGAAGACTTTCGCCAAGTCACCAGGCAGGCCTGTTTCCTCTGAGCAGAACAAGGCTTCCTTGGCATTCTGACAAGCCTGAGGCGGGACCCTGACCT is a window encoding:
- the Amdhd2 gene encoding N-acetylglucosamine-6-phosphate deacetylase isoform X2, whose amino-acid sequence is MRGGQGATRAPVLQFTNCRILRGGALLREDLWVREGRILDPEKLFFDERRVADEQRDCGGYILAPGFIDVQINGVHLEGPFISQEKRGAHPEAHLRSFEAHAFHDVLATYGPLDNVRIVTLAPELGRSHEVIQALTAQGICVSLGHSVADLQAAEEAVQSGATFITHLFNAMLPFHHRDPGIVGLLTSDRLPPGRCIFYGMIADGIHTNPAALRIAYRAHPHGLVLVTDAVPALGLGNGRHTLGQQDVEVDGLTAYVAGTKTLCGSIAPMDVCVRHFLQATGCSVEAALEAASLHPAQLLGLEKSKGSLDFGADADFVVLDDTLRVQATYISGELVWQAEEARL
- the Amdhd2 gene encoding N-acetylglucosamine-6-phosphate deacetylase isoform X1 — translated: MRGGQGATRAPVLQFTNCRILRGGALLREDLWVREGRILDPEKLFFDERRVADEQRDCGGYILAPGFIDVQINGGFGVDFSKITENVGSGVALVAQRILSHGVTSFCPTLVTSPPEIYHKVLPQIPVKSGGPHGAGVLGVHLEGPFISQEKRGAHPEAHLRSFEAHAFHDVLATYGPLDNVRIVTLAPELGRSHEVIQALTAQGICVSLGHSVADLQAAEEAVQSGATFITHLFNAMLPFHHRDPGIVGLLTSDRLPPGRCIFYGMIADGIHTNPAALRIAYRAHPHGLVLVTDAVPALGLGNGRHTLGQQDVEVDGLTAYVAGTKTLCGSIAPMDVCVRHFLQATGCSVEAALEAASLHPAQLLGLEKSKGSLDFGADADFVVLDDTLRVQATYISGELVWQAEEARL